Proteins from a single region of Rhodovibrio salinarum DSM 9154:
- the lptC gene encoding LPS export ABC transporter periplasmic protein LptC, with protein MAALRDHTGPDKASRPPRLSLRDRHSLLVGTMKVALPALAAAIILVLIVWPQLVPDERNFRLSVSELASEEVENLTMVNPRYRSRDAEDRPFTVIADRAVQESSGADEVDLQAPQADMTLKDGSWVTVTAQHGLYDRKNERLDLRETVRLFHDRGFQFETEIANVDLQAGTAQSDTQVHGQGPEGQIDAQGFRILDKGARIVFTGKSHLTIRESALEGAQ; from the coding sequence ATGGCCGCGCTGCGCGATCACACCGGACCCGACAAAGCGAGCCGGCCGCCCCGGCTGTCGCTGCGCGACCGGCATAGCCTGCTGGTCGGCACGATGAAGGTCGCCCTACCAGCCCTGGCGGCCGCGATTATCCTGGTGCTGATCGTCTGGCCCCAACTGGTGCCCGATGAACGCAACTTCCGACTCTCGGTTTCGGAGTTAGCCTCCGAAGAGGTCGAGAACCTGACCATGGTGAACCCGCGCTACCGCAGCCGGGACGCCGAAGACCGACCGTTCACCGTGATCGCCGACCGCGCCGTTCAGGAGTCCAGCGGCGCGGACGAGGTCGACCTCCAGGCCCCCCAGGCCGATATGACGCTGAAAGACGGCAGCTGGGTCACCGTCACGGCACAGCACGGCCTTTATGATCGCAAGAACGAACGCCTGGACCTGCGCGAGACCGTTCGCCTGTTCCACGACCGCGGCTTCCAGTTCGAGACAGAAATCGCCAACGTCGACCTGCAGGCCGGCACGGCGCAGTCCGACACGCAAGTCCACGGCCAGGGACCGGAAGGCCAGATCGACGCGCAGGGCTTCCGTATCCTGGACAAGGGCGCCCGCATCGTCTTTACCGGCAAGAGCCATCTGACGATCCGGGAAAGCGCCCTGGAAGGAGCTCAGTGA
- a CDS encoding ribonuclease D — MGHTTVAIQLHQNDLPADVDLGNTVAVDSETMGLNLVRDRLCLVQLSAGDGNVHLVQFADRDYSAPNLRALLRDPHVTKIFHYARFDLAMFEAHFGEPTGPVYCTKTASKLVRTYTDRHGLKELCKELLGIDLSKQQQSSDWGAAELTPEQMSYAASDVLYLHQLKEILDRLLARENRLELAQQIFDFLPVRARLDLLGWSEVDIFAHS, encoded by the coding sequence ATGGGGCATACCACCGTGGCGATCCAGCTGCACCAAAACGATCTGCCCGCCGACGTCGATCTCGGGAACACGGTCGCCGTCGACAGCGAGACGATGGGTCTGAACCTGGTGCGCGACCGGCTGTGCCTGGTGCAGCTGTCCGCTGGAGACGGCAATGTTCACCTCGTGCAGTTCGCCGACCGCGACTACAGCGCGCCCAACCTGCGCGCGCTGCTACGCGATCCGCACGTCACCAAGATCTTCCACTACGCCCGCTTCGACCTGGCGATGTTCGAGGCCCACTTCGGCGAGCCGACCGGGCCGGTCTACTGCACCAAGACCGCCAGCAAGCTGGTGCGCACCTACACCGACCGGCACGGCCTGAAAGAGCTGTGCAAGGAACTGCTCGGCATCGACCTGTCGAAGCAGCAGCAGTCCAGCGACTGGGGCGCGGCCGAGCTGACCCCGGAGCAGATGAGCTACGCGGCCTCCGACGTACTCTACCTGCATCAGTTGAAGGAGATTCTGGACCGTCTGCTTGCGCGCGAGAACCGGCTGGAGCTGGCGCAGCAGATTTTCGACTTCCTGCCGGTGCGCGCGCGTCTGGACCTGCTTGGCTGGTCAGAGGTCGACATCTTCGCGCACTCCTAA
- a CDS encoding glutathione S-transferase family protein: MYRLFADPTSGNCYKVALILHLTGQEAQIVRTSVIEGHTQDPRFRALNPDGRVPFLQFPDGRAMGESNALLLSLARGTAYRPADPVEEDALLAWLFFEQYSFEPNIATARVWRHFTGVPEGHAEVLAAKMANGAHALKVLDQALETRAFLAGQHFTVADIALYAYAHLAGEGGFDLNDYPAVRAWLARVSDQPGFLDMPALFANAPTVDFDDALAAA; encoded by the coding sequence ATGTATCGCCTGTTCGCCGATCCGACCTCGGGCAACTGCTACAAGGTTGCGCTGATCCTGCATCTGACCGGGCAGGAGGCGCAGATCGTGCGCACCTCCGTCATCGAGGGGCACACGCAGGACCCGCGCTTCCGGGCGTTGAACCCGGACGGGCGGGTGCCGTTCCTGCAGTTTCCCGACGGCCGCGCGATGGGGGAATCCAACGCGCTGCTGCTCTCGCTCGCCCGCGGGACGGCATACCGGCCGGCCGACCCGGTTGAGGAGGACGCGCTGCTCGCGTGGCTGTTCTTCGAGCAGTACAGCTTCGAGCCCAACATCGCCACGGCGCGTGTCTGGCGGCACTTCACCGGCGTGCCCGAAGGGCATGCGGAGGTGCTGGCGGCAAAGATGGCGAACGGCGCGCATGCACTGAAGGTGCTTGACCAGGCGCTGGAGACGCGGGCGTTTCTGGCTGGCCAGCACTTCACGGTCGCCGACATCGCGCTCTATGCCTACGCGCATCTAGCCGGTGAGGGTGGGTTCGACCTGAACGACTATCCAGCCGTACGCGCCTGGCTGGCGCGGGTCTCCGACCAGCCGGGCTTTCTGGACATGCCGGCGCTGTTCGCCAATGCGCCGACGGTCGATTTCGACGACGCCCTCGCGGCGGCATAA
- a CDS encoding NAD(P)-dependent oxidoreductase: protein MPRQTLKFVNVAKQMPEKRDGETRRRDFDEIYESFKPEEAQTQAGRCSQCGVPYCQVHCPLHNNIPDWLMLTSEGRLQEAYEVSSATNNMPEVCGRICPQDRLCEGNCVIEQAGHGTVTIGAVETYITETAWDQGWVEPVKPIRERSETVGIIGAGPGGLAAAEQLRRKGYQVHVYDRYDRIGGLMIYGIPNFKLEKYVIERRARLLYDSGVHFHLNFEIGRDMTLPQLRQHHDAVLIATGVYKARDVQVPGVGLNGVVRALDFLTASNRKGLGDAVPEFDSGTLNAEGKNVVVVGGGDTAMDCVRTAMRQGAKSVKCLYRRNRQNMPGSQREVANAEEEGVEFVWLAAPKAFLGDDHVTKVRAQRVHLGIPDASGRQAPQIVEGSDYDLDADMVIKALGFDAEDLPTLFACEELETTRWGTVKVDFRNLMTSLDGVFAAGDIARGASLVVWAIRDGRDAAEQIDGYIKRQASGTTAGARPAEAVAAE, encoded by the coding sequence ATGCCGCGACAGACGCTCAAGTTCGTGAACGTCGCCAAGCAGATGCCGGAGAAGCGGGACGGTGAGACCCGGCGGCGCGACTTCGACGAGATATATGAGAGCTTCAAGCCGGAAGAGGCGCAGACCCAGGCCGGGCGCTGTTCGCAGTGCGGCGTGCCGTACTGTCAGGTGCACTGCCCGCTGCACAACAACATTCCCGACTGGCTGATGCTCACCTCCGAGGGTCGGCTGCAGGAGGCCTACGAGGTCTCCAGCGCCACCAACAACATGCCCGAGGTGTGCGGCCGGATCTGCCCGCAGGACCGGCTGTGCGAGGGCAACTGCGTGATCGAGCAGGCCGGCCATGGCACCGTCACGATCGGCGCGGTGGAAACCTACATCACCGAGACCGCCTGGGATCAGGGCTGGGTCGAGCCGGTCAAGCCGATCCGCGAGCGCAGCGAGACGGTCGGCATCATCGGCGCGGGCCCCGGCGGGCTGGCGGCGGCCGAGCAGCTGCGCCGCAAGGGCTATCAGGTGCACGTCTACGACCGTTACGACCGGATCGGCGGTCTGATGATCTACGGCATCCCGAACTTCAAGCTGGAGAAGTACGTCATCGAGCGCCGCGCCCGGCTGCTCTACGACAGCGGTGTGCACTTCCATCTCAACTTCGAGATCGGCCGTGACATGACCCTGCCGCAATTGCGCCAGCACCACGACGCCGTGCTGATCGCCACCGGCGTCTACAAGGCGCGCGACGTGCAGGTTCCTGGCGTCGGCCTGAACGGCGTGGTGCGCGCGCTCGACTTCCTGACCGCGTCCAACCGCAAGGGCCTGGGCGACGCGGTGCCGGAGTTCGACAGCGGCACGCTCAATGCCGAAGGTAAGAACGTCGTCGTGGTCGGCGGCGGCGACACCGCGATGGACTGCGTGCGCACCGCGATGCGCCAGGGCGCCAAGAGCGTGAAGTGCCTCTATCGGCGCAACCGCCAGAACATGCCGGGCTCGCAGCGCGAGGTCGCCAACGCCGAGGAGGAGGGCGTGGAGTTTGTCTGGCTCGCCGCGCCCAAGGCCTTCCTGGGCGATGACCACGTCACCAAGGTGCGCGCCCAGCGCGTCCATCTGGGCATCCCGGACGCCAGCGGCCGCCAGGCCCCGCAGATCGTCGAGGGTAGCGACTACGACCTGGACGCCGACATGGTGATCAAGGCGCTCGGTTTCGACGCCGAGGACCTGCCGACCCTGTTCGCGTGCGAAGAGCTGGAGACCACGCGCTGGGGCACGGTCAAGGTCGACTTCCGCAACCTGATGACCAGCCTGGACGGCGTGTTCGCCGCTGGCGACATCGCGCGCGGCGCCAGCCTGGTGGTCTGGGCGATCCGCGACGGCCGCGACGCCGCCGAGCAGATCGACGGCTACATCAAGCGCCAGGCCAGTGGCACCACCGCCGGGGCCCGTCCGGCCGAGGCGGTGGCGGCGGAGTAG
- a CDS encoding complex I NDUFA9 subunit family protein → MAKVATVFGGSGFVGRYIVKRLAKEGWVVRVAVRDTEKAHFLQPYGNVGQIVRMRVPIQDEEAVREAVAGADAVFNAIGLLFEPGGAQTFDEVHVNGPERIARLCAETGVKRLIHVSAIGADKESDSVYARTKALGEEATHKHFPQVSILRPSIVIGPEDGFLNFFAQMARISPALPLIGGGKTRFQPVYVGDVADAAMVCVHESKTKGKTYELGGPQIYTFKQLMEILLKEIRRKRLLLPIPFGVAQVQAGIAELLPKPLLTRDQVTLLKQDNVVQKGALSFKTLGLEPQAIEAILPTYLIRYRPGGRFAKHHLPSDAR, encoded by the coding sequence ATGGCGAAGGTTGCGACGGTTTTCGGCGGCTCCGGCTTCGTTGGGCGCTACATCGTCAAACGCCTGGCGAAGGAAGGCTGGGTCGTGCGCGTGGCGGTGCGCGACACCGAGAAGGCGCACTTCCTGCAGCCCTACGGCAATGTCGGGCAGATCGTGCGCATGCGCGTGCCGATCCAGGATGAAGAGGCGGTCCGCGAGGCCGTCGCTGGTGCGGATGCGGTGTTCAACGCGATCGGTTTGTTGTTCGAGCCGGGCGGCGCCCAGACGTTCGACGAGGTGCACGTCAATGGCCCCGAGCGGATCGCGCGGCTGTGCGCGGAAACCGGCGTTAAACGCCTGATCCATGTCTCCGCGATCGGCGCGGACAAGGAGTCCGACTCGGTCTACGCCCGCACCAAGGCGCTGGGCGAGGAGGCGACCCATAAGCACTTCCCGCAGGTTTCGATCCTGCGGCCGTCGATTGTGATCGGACCGGAAGACGGTTTCCTGAACTTCTTCGCCCAGATGGCCCGAATCTCACCGGCGCTGCCGCTGATCGGGGGCGGCAAGACGCGGTTCCAGCCGGTCTACGTCGGCGACGTCGCGGATGCGGCGATGGTCTGCGTCCACGAGAGCAAGACCAAGGGCAAGACCTACGAACTGGGCGGCCCCCAGATCTATACCTTCAAGCAGCTGATGGAGATTCTGCTGAAGGAGATCCGGCGCAAGCGTCTCTTGTTGCCGATCCCCTTCGGCGTCGCGCAGGTCCAGGCCGGGATCGCCGAACTGCTGCCCAAGCCGCTATTGACCCGCGATCAGGTGACGCTGCTGAAACAGGACAACGTGGTGCAGAAGGGCGCGCTGTCGTTCAAAACGCTCGGCCTGGAGCCGCAGGCGATCGAGGCGATCCTGCCGACCTATCTGATCCGTTATCGCCCTGGCGGCCGCTTCGCCAAGCATCACCTGCCAAGCGACGCGCGGTAG
- the gltB gene encoding glutamate synthase large subunit, with amino-acid sequence MTSVWGQGQDAIRAWEENARTLSESGLYDPSEEHDACGVGLIASVDGSARRDVVQAGIDALKAVWHRGAIDADGKTGDGAGIHVEIPQDFFHEHIAAAGHKPGPERVAVGMMFLPRTDLDAQERCRVIVEREILKYGYTIYGWRQVPVNTEVIGEKANATRPEIEQIMISNARGRSASDFDLDLYVIRRRIEKAVAEESIKDFYCCSLSCRSIIYKGMFLAEQLTSFYPDLEDQRFVSSFAIFHQRYSTNTFPTWPLAQPFRVLAHNGEINTLRGNVNWMKAHECRLDHPRFGERIEDVKPVVQAGSSDSAALDATFELLVRAGRSVPMAKTLLIPESFSADRSMPEELKDLYRYCNSVMEPWDGPAAICAFGGRWVLGGMDRNGLRPLRYTVTDDGLLFVGSETGMVRLNEQNIIEKGKIGPGQMIAVDLEEGQLYHDGELKHMLATQQPFGEWVQQITKIDDIVRPDHGEHAEYDKPGLRRRQLAFGQTMEDMEMVLHPMVEDSKEGLGSMGDDTPLAVLSDRYRPLHHFFRQNFSQVTNPPIDSLREKMVMTLKTRLGNLGNILDEDASQCRLLQLDSPVLTNAEFESMRAYMGDTVAEIDCTFDPAGGEAAMHAALLRVQQEAEDAVRGGCEHVVLSDKALGADKAPLPMILATGGVHTYLMRQKLRTFTSLNVRSGECLDVHYFAVLIGVGATTVNAYLAQESIADRHARGLFGDWSLETCLQHFKKAVDEGLLKIMSKMGISVLASYRGAYNFEAVGLSRTLVDEFFPGMPSRISGIGLSGLQQKVLELHERAWAEDFIALPVGGFYKYRRRGERHSWDGQLIHVMQSAVASDSYSTFKKFSEGVRNLPPTTLRDLLDFNTKDISPVSVEEVESITAIRKRFVTPGMSLGAMSPEAHKTLNIAMNSIGAKSDSGEGGEDPAHFKPDEKGNNPNSAIKQVASGRFGVTAEYLNNCREIEIKVAQGAKPGEGGQLPGFKVTDIIAKLRHATPGVPLISPPPHHDIYSIEDLAQLIYDLKQINPDAEVCVKLVARSGIGTIAAGVAKAKADVILIAGHNGGTGASPLTSIKYAGIPWELGLSEVHQVLTLNRLRHRVKLRTDGGLKTGRDIVTAAILGAEEFGVGTASLVSVGCIMVRQCHSNTCPVGVCTQDEKLREKFTGTPQKVVNLFSFMAEEVREVLASLGARTLNEVIGRTELLHQVNRGAPNLDDLDLNPLLARPDPGEYATYCTRQGRNEVNDTLDAQMVEDARTLFTDGEKMQLQYTIRNTQRAIGTRLSSHIVRKFGMNGLRPGHATVRLRGSAGQSLGAFAVRGLKLEVFGDANDYVGKGLSGGTIVVRPTTASPLESQKNSIIGNTVLYGATSGRLFAAGQAGERFCVRNSDAVAVVEGCGANGCEYMTGGTAVILGNVGPNFGAGMTGGMAYIYDPDGDFERRVNPDQVIWQRIQTDYWEGVVRDLIAEHVRETQSRFAERLLIDWQSEREHFWQVVPKEIIPHLEQPLTHEGREARAEPAE; translated from the coding sequence ATGACCAGCGTTTGGGGCCAGGGCCAGGACGCCATCCGCGCGTGGGAGGAGAACGCCCGCACGCTGAGCGAGAGCGGTCTCTACGATCCGTCGGAGGAGCACGACGCCTGCGGCGTCGGCCTGATCGCCTCGGTCGACGGCAGCGCGCGGCGGGACGTCGTACAGGCCGGGATCGACGCCCTGAAGGCGGTCTGGCACCGCGGCGCGATCGACGCCGACGGCAAGACCGGTGATGGCGCGGGCATCCACGTCGAGATTCCGCAGGACTTCTTCCACGAGCACATCGCCGCCGCCGGCCATAAGCCGGGCCCGGAGCGCGTCGCCGTGGGCATGATGTTCCTGCCGCGTACCGACCTGGACGCCCAGGAGCGTTGCCGCGTCATCGTCGAGCGCGAGATCCTGAAGTACGGCTATACGATTTACGGCTGGCGTCAGGTCCCGGTGAACACCGAGGTGATCGGCGAGAAGGCCAACGCGACCCGGCCGGAGATCGAGCAGATCATGATCTCCAACGCGCGCGGGCGGTCGGCCAGCGACTTCGACCTGGACCTCTACGTCATCCGCCGGCGGATCGAAAAGGCGGTCGCGGAGGAGTCGATCAAGGACTTCTACTGCTGTTCCCTGTCGTGCCGCTCGATCATCTACAAGGGCATGTTCCTGGCCGAGCAGCTGACCTCTTTCTACCCCGACCTGGAGGATCAGCGCTTCGTCTCGTCCTTCGCGATCTTCCACCAGCGCTACTCGACCAACACCTTCCCGACCTGGCCGCTGGCCCAGCCGTTCCGCGTGCTGGCCCACAACGGCGAGATCAACACGCTGCGCGGCAACGTGAACTGGATGAAGGCGCACGAGTGCCGCCTGGACCATCCGCGTTTCGGGGAGCGGATCGAGGACGTGAAGCCGGTGGTGCAGGCGGGTTCGAGCGATTCGGCCGCGCTTGACGCCACCTTCGAGCTTCTGGTGCGGGCCGGCCGTTCGGTGCCGATGGCGAAGACGTTGCTGATCCCGGAATCCTTCTCCGCCGACCGGTCGATGCCGGAAGAGCTGAAGGACCTCTACCGCTACTGCAACTCGGTGATGGAGCCGTGGGACGGCCCGGCGGCGATCTGCGCCTTCGGCGGCCGCTGGGTGCTGGGCGGCATGGACCGCAATGGCCTGCGTCCGCTGCGCTACACCGTCACCGACGACGGTCTGCTGTTCGTTGGCTCCGAGACCGGCATGGTTCGCCTGAACGAGCAGAACATCATCGAGAAGGGCAAGATCGGCCCCGGGCAGATGATCGCCGTCGATCTCGAGGAGGGACAGCTCTACCACGACGGTGAGCTCAAGCACATGCTGGCCACCCAGCAGCCGTTCGGCGAGTGGGTGCAGCAGATCACCAAGATCGACGACATCGTACGTCCGGATCACGGCGAGCACGCGGAATACGACAAGCCGGGCCTGCGCCGTCGTCAGCTCGCCTTCGGGCAGACGATGGAGGACATGGAAATGGTCCTCCACCCGATGGTCGAGGACTCCAAGGAGGGCCTCGGCTCGATGGGCGACGACACGCCGCTCGCCGTGCTGTCCGACCGCTATCGGCCGCTGCACCACTTCTTCCGGCAGAACTTCAGCCAGGTCACCAACCCGCCGATCGACTCCCTGCGGGAGAAGATGGTGATGACGCTGAAGACCCGCCTGGGCAATCTCGGCAACATCCTGGACGAGGACGCCAGCCAGTGCCGGCTGCTGCAGTTGGACAGCCCCGTCCTGACCAACGCCGAATTCGAGTCCATGCGCGCCTACATGGGCGATACGGTGGCGGAGATCGACTGCACGTTCGACCCCGCCGGCGGCGAGGCGGCGATGCACGCGGCCCTGCTGCGCGTCCAGCAGGAGGCCGAGGATGCGGTGCGCGGCGGCTGCGAGCACGTCGTGCTGTCGGACAAGGCGCTCGGTGCCGACAAGGCGCCGTTGCCGATGATCCTCGCGACCGGCGGCGTGCACACCTACTTGATGCGTCAGAAGCTGCGTACCTTCACCTCGCTCAATGTGCGCTCGGGCGAGTGCCTGGACGTGCACTACTTCGCCGTGCTGATCGGCGTCGGCGCGACCACGGTGAACGCCTATCTGGCCCAGGAGTCGATCGCCGACCGGCACGCCCGTGGCCTGTTCGGCGACTGGAGCCTCGAGACCTGCCTGCAGCACTTCAAGAAGGCGGTCGACGAGGGGCTGCTCAAGATCATGTCCAAGATGGGCATCTCGGTGCTGGCCTCCTATCGCGGCGCCTACAACTTCGAGGCGGTCGGCCTGTCGCGCACGCTGGTCGACGAGTTCTTCCCCGGCATGCCGTCGCGGATTTCCGGCATCGGCCTGTCGGGCCTGCAGCAGAAGGTGCTGGAGCTGCACGAACGCGCCTGGGCGGAGGACTTCATCGCCCTGCCGGTGGGTGGCTTCTACAAATACCGCCGGCGCGGCGAGCGGCACTCCTGGGACGGCCAGTTGATCCACGTGATGCAGTCGGCCGTGGCCAGCGACAGCTACTCGACCTTCAAGAAGTTCTCCGAGGGCGTGCGCAACCTGCCGCCGACTACGCTGCGCGATCTGCTCGACTTCAACACCAAGGACATCAGCCCGGTGTCGGTCGAGGAGGTCGAATCGATCACCGCGATCCGCAAGCGCTTCGTCACCCCGGGCATGTCGCTGGGCGCGATGAGCCCGGAGGCGCACAAGACGCTGAACATCGCGATGAACTCGATCGGCGCCAAGTCCGACAGCGGCGAGGGCGGCGAGGATCCGGCGCACTTCAAGCCGGACGAGAAGGGCAATAACCCGAACTCCGCGATCAAGCAGGTTGCCTCGGGCCGCTTCGGTGTGACGGCGGAATACCTGAACAACTGCCGGGAGATCGAGATCAAGGTCGCCCAGGGCGCCAAGCCCGGCGAGGGCGGCCAGCTGCCCGGCTTCAAGGTGACCGACATCATCGCCAAGCTGCGCCACGCCACGCCGGGCGTGCCGCTGATCAGCCCGCCGCCGCACCACGACATCTACTCGATCGAGGATCTGGCGCAGCTGATCTACGATCTAAAGCAGATCAACCCGGATGCGGAGGTCTGCGTCAAGCTGGTCGCGCGCTCGGGCATCGGCACGATCGCCGCGGGCGTGGCCAAGGCGAAGGCGGACGTCATCCTGATCGCCGGCCACAACGGCGGCACGGGCGCGAGCCCGCTGACCTCGATCAAGTACGCCGGCATCCCCTGGGAGCTGGGACTGTCGGAGGTGCACCAGGTACTCACGCTCAACCGCCTGCGTCACCGGGTGAAGCTGCGCACCGACGGCGGCCTGAAGACCGGCCGGGACATCGTCACCGCGGCGATCCTGGGCGCGGAGGAGTTCGGCGTGGGCACCGCCTCGCTGGTGTCGGTCGGCTGCATCATGGTCCGGCAGTGCCACTCCAACACCTGCCCGGTCGGCGTGTGTACGCAGGATGAGAAGCTGCGTGAGAAGTTCACCGGCACGCCGCAGAAGGTGGTGAACCTCTTCTCCTTCATGGCGGAGGAGGTGCGCGAGGTGCTGGCGTCGCTGGGCGCGCGCACGCTGAACGAGGTGATCGGCCGGACCGAGCTCCTGCATCAGGTGAACCGAGGCGCGCCGAACCTGGACGACCTCGACCTGAACCCGCTGCTGGCGCGCCCCGATCCGGGCGAGTACGCCACCTACTGCACCCGCCAGGGCCGTAACGAGGTGAACGATACCCTGGACGCCCAGATGGTGGAGGACGCCCGCACGCTGTTCACCGATGGCGAGAAGATGCAGCTGCAGTACACCATCCGGAACACCCAGCGGGCGATCGGCACGCGCCTGTCCTCGCACATCGTGCGCAAGTTCGGCATGAACGGGTTGCGTCCTGGCCACGCCACCGTGCGCCTGCGCGGCTCCGCCGGTCAGTCGCTGGGCGCGTTCGCCGTCCGGGGGCTGAAGCTGGAGGTGTTCGGCGACGCCAACGACTACGTCGGCAAGGGCCTGTCGGGCGGGACCATCGTCGTCCGGCCGACCACCGCGAGCCCGCTGGAAAGCCAGAAGAACTCGATTATCGGCAACACGGTGCTGTACGGCGCCACCAGCGGCCGGTTGTTCGCCGCTGGGCAGGCCGGGGAGCGCTTCTGCGTGCGCAACTCGGACGCCGTCGCCGTGGTCGAGGGCTGCGGGGCCAACGGCTGCGAGTACATGACCGGCGGCACCGCAGTGATCCTGGGCAACGTCGGCCCGAATTTCGGTGCCGGCATGACTGGCGGCATGGCCTACATCTACGATCCCGACGGCGATTTCGAACGCCGGGTCAATCCGGACCAGGTGATCTGGCAGCGCATCCAGACCGATTACTGGGAAGGCGTGGTCCGTGACCTGATCGCCGAGCACGTCCGCGAGACCCAGTCCCGCTTCGCCGAGCGGTTGCTGATCGACTGGCAGAGCGAGCGGGAGCACTTCTGGCAGGTGGTGCCCAAGGAGATCATCCCGCACCTGGAACAGCCGCTCACCCACGAAGGCCGCGAAGCCCGCGCGGAGCCCGCGGAGTAG
- a CDS encoding undecaprenyl-diphosphate phosphatase — protein MPLLHLFVLSLVQGITEFLPISSSGHLVLTWEALESNVPEHDQLIVDIAVHVGTLAAVCGYFWRDIWDMLTGVFAGLAGRPTAGTRLAIFVVLATLPVIVAGFLLKDVVDDLLRSAQVIAWTTLGFGLLLYVADKAGAQMKRIPEMRWADALIIGMMQVLALVPGTSRSGITMTAGRLLGYDRREAARFSMLLAIPAIAGAGTLAGLDVYESGNLALGLDALIAAAMAFVAAWIAIALLMRWLAVASFTPFVVYRIALGGLLLTLIYTGVL, from the coding sequence TTGCCGCTCCTTCACCTGTTCGTCCTGTCGCTGGTTCAGGGCATCACCGAATTCCTGCCGATCTCTTCCTCCGGCCATCTGGTCCTGACCTGGGAAGCGCTGGAGTCCAATGTCCCGGAACATGACCAGTTGATCGTGGACATCGCCGTGCACGTCGGCACGCTCGCCGCCGTCTGCGGTTATTTCTGGCGCGACATCTGGGACATGCTGACAGGGGTTTTCGCCGGGCTCGCCGGCCGGCCCACGGCGGGCACGCGACTGGCGATCTTCGTCGTCTTGGCGACCCTGCCGGTGATTGTCGCCGGCTTTCTGCTCAAGGATGTGGTCGACGACCTGCTGCGCAGCGCGCAGGTGATCGCCTGGACCACGCTCGGCTTCGGGCTGCTGCTTTATGTCGCGGACAAGGCGGGCGCCCAGATGAAGCGTATCCCCGAAATGCGCTGGGCGGACGCGCTGATCATCGGGATGATGCAGGTCCTGGCGCTGGTGCCCGGCACCAGCCGGTCCGGCATCACCATGACCGCGGGCCGGCTGCTCGGCTATGACCGGCGCGAGGCCGCACGCTTTTCCATGTTGCTGGCGATCCCGGCGATCGCGGGGGCGGGGACGCTGGCCGGCCTCGATGTCTACGAAAGCGGCAACCTGGCCCTCGGCCTGGACGCGCTGATCGCCGCGGCGATGGCGTTCGTCGCCGCCTGGATCGCGATCGCACTGCTGATGCGCTGGCTGGCGGTCGCCAGCTTCACGCCGTTCGTCGTCTACCGGATCGCGCTCGGCGGCCTGCTGCTCACACTTATCTATACAGGCGTGCTGTAG